From Macaca mulatta isolate MMU2019108-1 chromosome 3, T2T-MMU8v2.0, whole genome shotgun sequence, the proteins below share one genomic window:
- the PLOD3 gene encoding multifunctional procollagen lysine hydroxylase and glycosyltransferase LH3 isoform X1: MTSSGPGLRLLLLLLLLPPAASASDRPRGRDPVNPEKLLVMTVATAETEGYLRFLRSAEFFNYTVRTLGLGEEWRGGDVARTVGGGQKVRWLKKEMEKYADREDTIIMFVDSYDVVLAGSPSELLKKFVQSGSRLLFSAESFCWPEWGLAEQYPEVGTGKRFLNSGGFIGFATTIHQIVRQWKYKDDDDDQLFYTRLYLDPGLREKLSLNLDHKSRIFQNLNGALDEVVLKFDRNRVRIRNVAYDTLPVVVHGNGPTKLQLNYLGNYVPNGWTPEGGCGFCNRDRRTLPGGQPPPRVFLAVFVEQPTPFLPRFLQRLLLLDYPPDRVTLFLHNNEVFHEPHIADSWPQLQDHFAVVKLVGPEEALSPGEARDMAMDMCRQDPECEFYFSLDADAVLTNLQTLRILIEENRKVIAPMLSRHGKLWSNFWGALSPDEYYARSEDYVELVQRKRVGVWNVPYISQAYVIRGDTLRTELPQRDVFSGSDTDPDMAFCKSFRDKGIFLHLSNQHEFGRLLATSRYDTEHLHPDLWQIFDNPVDWKEQYIHENYSRALEGEGIVEQPCPDVYWFPLLSEQMCDELVAEMEHYGQWSGGRHEDSRLAGGYENVPTVDIHMKQVGYEDQWLQLLRTYVGPMTESLFPGYHTKARAVMNFVVRYRPDEQPSLRPHHDSSTFTLNVALNHKGLDYEVRPSHTTHPCFTSRPSGPHLEPLHAPPAPHPAHSPAPCLLTPCFLSLLFSGRRLPLPALRLRDLVPEEGLGAPAPRPPHPLPRGAAHDPGHTLHHGVLCRPLTLNHSAKPALPLCLFRGLGPHPRSGGWVSLTPRFLSACSVCLD; encoded by the exons ATGACCTCCTCGGGGCCAGGACTCcggctcctgctgctgctgctgctgctgccccctGCGGCCTCAGCCTCCGACCGGCCCCGGGGCCGAGACCCGGTAAACCCAG AGAAGCTGCTGGTGATGACTGTGGCCACAGCTGAAACCGAGGGGTACCTGCGTTTCCTGCGCTCTGCGGAGTTCTTCAACTACACCGTGCGG ACCCTGGGCCTGGGAGAGGAGTGGCGAGGGGGTGATGTGGCCCGAACAGTCGGTGGAGGACAGAAGGTCCGGTGGCTCaagaaggaaatggagaaatACGCTGACAGGGAGGATACGATCATCATGTTTGTGGACAG CTACGATGTGGTTCTGGCCGGCAGCCCCTCAGAGCTGCTGAAGAAGTTCGTCCAGAGTGGCAGCCGCCTGCTCTTCTCTGCGGAGAGCTTCTGCTGGCCCGAGTGGGGGCTGGCGGAGCAGTACCCTGAGGTGGGCACGGGGAAGCGCTTCCTCAACTCTGGTG GATTCATCGGCTTTGCCACCACCATCCACCAGATCGTGCGCCAGTGGAAGTACAAGGATGATGACGATGACCAGCTGTTCTACACACGGCTCTACCTGGACCCAGGACTGAGG GAGAAACTCAGCCTTAATCTGGATCATAAGTCTCGGATCTTTCAGAACCTCAACGGGGCTTTAG ATGAAGTGGTTTTAAAGTTTGATCGGAACCGTGTGCGTATCCGGAATGTGGCCTATGACACGCTCCCCGTTGTGGTCCATGGAAACGGTCCCACTAAG CTGCAGCTCAACTACCTGGGAAACTACGTCCCCAATGGCTGGACTCCCGAGGGAGGCTGTGGCTTCTGCAACCGGGACCGGAGGACACTCCCGGGGGGGCAG CCTCCCCCCCGGGTGTTTCTGGCCGTGTTTGTGGAACAGCCTACTCCGTTTCTGCCCCGCTTCCTGCAGCGGCTGCTGCTCCTGGACTATCCCCCTGACAGGGTCACCCTTTTTCTGCACAACAAC GAGGTCTTCCATGAGCCCCACATCGCTGACTCCTGGCCACAGCTCCAGGACCACTTCGCAGTCGTGAAGCTGGTAGGGCCGGAGGAGGCTCTGAGCCCAGGAGAGGCCAGGGACATGGCCAT GGACATGTGTCGGCAGGACCCCGAGTGTGAGTTCTACTTCAGCCTGGACGCTGACGCCGTCCTCACCAACCTACAGACCCTGCGCATCCTCATTGAGGAGAACAG GAAGGTGATCGCCCCCATGCTGTCCCGCCACGGTAAGCTGTGGTCCAACTTCTGGGGCGCCCTGAGCCCCGATGAGTACTACGCCCGCTCCGAGGACTACGTGGAGCTGGTGCAGCGAAAGCGAGT GGGCGTGTGGAACGTGCCATACATCTCGCAGGCCTATGTGATCCGGGGGGATACGCTGCGGACGGAGCTGCCCCAGAGGGACGTGTTCTCAGGCAGTGACACGGACCCGGACATGGCCTTCTGTAAGAGCTTTCGAGACAAG ggcatcttcctccatctgAGCAATCAGCATGAATTTGGCCGGCTCCTGGCCACTTCCCGATACGACACGGAGCACCTGCACCCCGACCTCTGGCAGATCTTCGACAACCCCGTC GACTGGAAGGAGCAGTACATCCACGAGAACTACAGCCGGGCCCTCGAAGGGGAGGGAATCGTGGAGCAG CCATGCCCGGACGTGTACTGGTTCCCACTGCTGTCAGAACAAATGTGTGATGAGCTGGTGGCGGAGATGGAGCACTACGGCCAGTGGTCAGGCGGCCGGCATGAG GATTCAAGGCTGGCTGGAGGCTACGAGAATGTGCCCACTGTGGACATCCACATGAAGCAGGTGGGGTACGAGGACCAATGGCTGCAGCTGCTGCGGACGTATGTGGGCCCCATGACCGAGAGCCTGTTTCCCGGCTACCACACCAAG gcGCGGGCGGTGATGAACTTTGTGGTTCGCTACCGACCAGATGAGCAGCCATCTCTGCGGCCACACCATGACTCATCCACCTTCACCCTCAACGTCGCCCTCAACCACAAGGGCCTGGACTATGAGGTGCGCCCCAGCCACACCACCCACCCATGCTTCACCTCGCGACCCTCGGGTCCCCACCTAGAGCCCTTGCATGCACCCCCGGCTCCCCACCCTGCCCATTCCCCA GCCCCATGTCTGCTCACTCCAtgtttcctctcccttctcttttcaGGGAGGCGGCTGCCGCTTCCTGCGCTACGACTGCGTGATCTCGTCCCCGAGGAAGGGCTGGGCGCTCCTGCACCCCGGCCGCCTCACCCACTACCACGAGGGGCTGCCCACGACCCGGGGCACACGCTACATCATGGTGTCCTTTGTCGACCCCTGACACTCAACCACTCTGCCAAACCTGCCCTGCCACTGTGCCTTTTTAGGGGGCTTGGCCCCCATCCTCGGAGTGGGGGATGGGTCTCTCTCACTCCCCGCTTCCTGAGTGCATGTTCCGTGTGCCTGGACTGA
- the PLOD3 gene encoding multifunctional procollagen lysine hydroxylase and glycosyltransferase LH3 isoform X4: MTVATAETEGYLRFLRSAEFFNYTVRTLGLGEEWRGGDVARTVGGGQKVRWLKKEMEKYADREDTIIMFVDSYDVVLAGSPSELLKKFVQSGSRLLFSAESFCWPEWGLAEQYPEVGTGKRFLNSGGFIGFATTIHQIVRQWKYKDDDDDQLFYTRLYLDPGLREKLSLNLDHKSRIFQNLNGALDEVVLKFDRNRVRIRNVAYDTLPVVVHGNGPTKLQLNYLGNYVPNGWTPEGGCGFCNRDRRTLPGGQPPPRVFLAVFVEQPTPFLPRFLQRLLLLDYPPDRVTLFLHNNEVFHEPHIADSWPQLQDHFAVVKLVGPEEALSPGEARDMAMDMCRQDPECEFYFSLDADAVLTNLQTLRILIEENRKVIAPMLSRHGKLWSNFWGALSPDEYYARSEDYVELVQRKRVGVWNVPYISQAYVIRGDTLRTELPQRDVFSGSDTDPDMAFCKSFRDKGIFLHLSNQHEFGRLLATSRYDTEHLHPDLWQIFDNPVDWKEQYIHENYSRALEGEGIVEQPCPDVYWFPLLSEQMCDELVAEMEHYGQWSGGRHEDSRLAGGYENVPTVDIHMKQVGYEDQWLQLLRTYVGPMTESLFPGYHTKARAVMNFVVRYRPDEQPSLRPHHDSSTFTLNVALNHKGLDYEGGGCRFLRYDCVISSPRKGWALLHPGRLTHYHEGLPTTRGTRYIMVSFVDP; encoded by the exons ATGACTGTGGCCACAGCTGAAACCGAGGGGTACCTGCGTTTCCTGCGCTCTGCGGAGTTCTTCAACTACACCGTGCGG ACCCTGGGCCTGGGAGAGGAGTGGCGAGGGGGTGATGTGGCCCGAACAGTCGGTGGAGGACAGAAGGTCCGGTGGCTCaagaaggaaatggagaaatACGCTGACAGGGAGGATACGATCATCATGTTTGTGGACAG CTACGATGTGGTTCTGGCCGGCAGCCCCTCAGAGCTGCTGAAGAAGTTCGTCCAGAGTGGCAGCCGCCTGCTCTTCTCTGCGGAGAGCTTCTGCTGGCCCGAGTGGGGGCTGGCGGAGCAGTACCCTGAGGTGGGCACGGGGAAGCGCTTCCTCAACTCTGGTG GATTCATCGGCTTTGCCACCACCATCCACCAGATCGTGCGCCAGTGGAAGTACAAGGATGATGACGATGACCAGCTGTTCTACACACGGCTCTACCTGGACCCAGGACTGAGG GAGAAACTCAGCCTTAATCTGGATCATAAGTCTCGGATCTTTCAGAACCTCAACGGGGCTTTAG ATGAAGTGGTTTTAAAGTTTGATCGGAACCGTGTGCGTATCCGGAATGTGGCCTATGACACGCTCCCCGTTGTGGTCCATGGAAACGGTCCCACTAAG CTGCAGCTCAACTACCTGGGAAACTACGTCCCCAATGGCTGGACTCCCGAGGGAGGCTGTGGCTTCTGCAACCGGGACCGGAGGACACTCCCGGGGGGGCAG CCTCCCCCCCGGGTGTTTCTGGCCGTGTTTGTGGAACAGCCTACTCCGTTTCTGCCCCGCTTCCTGCAGCGGCTGCTGCTCCTGGACTATCCCCCTGACAGGGTCACCCTTTTTCTGCACAACAAC GAGGTCTTCCATGAGCCCCACATCGCTGACTCCTGGCCACAGCTCCAGGACCACTTCGCAGTCGTGAAGCTGGTAGGGCCGGAGGAGGCTCTGAGCCCAGGAGAGGCCAGGGACATGGCCAT GGACATGTGTCGGCAGGACCCCGAGTGTGAGTTCTACTTCAGCCTGGACGCTGACGCCGTCCTCACCAACCTACAGACCCTGCGCATCCTCATTGAGGAGAACAG GAAGGTGATCGCCCCCATGCTGTCCCGCCACGGTAAGCTGTGGTCCAACTTCTGGGGCGCCCTGAGCCCCGATGAGTACTACGCCCGCTCCGAGGACTACGTGGAGCTGGTGCAGCGAAAGCGAGT GGGCGTGTGGAACGTGCCATACATCTCGCAGGCCTATGTGATCCGGGGGGATACGCTGCGGACGGAGCTGCCCCAGAGGGACGTGTTCTCAGGCAGTGACACGGACCCGGACATGGCCTTCTGTAAGAGCTTTCGAGACAAG ggcatcttcctccatctgAGCAATCAGCATGAATTTGGCCGGCTCCTGGCCACTTCCCGATACGACACGGAGCACCTGCACCCCGACCTCTGGCAGATCTTCGACAACCCCGTC GACTGGAAGGAGCAGTACATCCACGAGAACTACAGCCGGGCCCTCGAAGGGGAGGGAATCGTGGAGCAG CCATGCCCGGACGTGTACTGGTTCCCACTGCTGTCAGAACAAATGTGTGATGAGCTGGTGGCGGAGATGGAGCACTACGGCCAGTGGTCAGGCGGCCGGCATGAG GATTCAAGGCTGGCTGGAGGCTACGAGAATGTGCCCACTGTGGACATCCACATGAAGCAGGTGGGGTACGAGGACCAATGGCTGCAGCTGCTGCGGACGTATGTGGGCCCCATGACCGAGAGCCTGTTTCCCGGCTACCACACCAAG gcGCGGGCGGTGATGAACTTTGTGGTTCGCTACCGACCAGATGAGCAGCCATCTCTGCGGCCACACCATGACTCATCCACCTTCACCCTCAACGTCGCCCTCAACCACAAGGGCCTGGACTATGAG GGAGGCGGCTGCCGCTTCCTGCGCTACGACTGCGTGATCTCGTCCCCGAGGAAGGGCTGGGCGCTCCTGCACCCCGGCCGCCTCACCCACTACCACGAGGGGCTGCCCACGACCCGGGGCACACGCTACATCATGGTGTCCTTTGTCGACCCCTGA
- the PLOD3 gene encoding multifunctional procollagen lysine hydroxylase and glycosyltransferase LH3 isoform X5, producing the protein MTSSGPGLRLLLLLLLLPPAASASDRPRGRDPVNPEKLLVMTVATAETEGYLRFLRSAEFFNYTVRTLGLGEEWRGGDVARTVGGGQKVRWLKKEMEKYADREDTIIMFVDSYDVVLAGSPSELLKKFVQSGSRLLFSAESFCWPEWGLAEQYPEVGTGKRFLNSGGFIGFATTIHQIVRQWKYKDDDDDQLFYTRLYLDPGLREKLSLNLDHKSRIFQNLNGALDEVVLKFDRNRVRIRNVAYDTLPVVVHGNGPTKLQLNYLGNYVPNGWTPEGGCGFCNRDRRTLPGGQPPPRVFLAVFVEQPTPFLPRFLQRLLLLDYPPDRVTLFLHNNEVFHEPHIADSWPQLQDHFAVVKLVGPEEALSPGEARDMAMDMCRQDPECEFYFSLDADAVLTNLQTLRILIEENRKVIAPMLSRHGKLWSNFWGALSPDEYYARSEDYVELVQRKRVGVWNVPYISQAYVIRGDTLRTELPQRDVFSGSDTDPDMAFCKSFRDKGIFLHLSNQHEFGRLLATSRYDTEHLHPDLWQIFDNPVDWKEQYIHENYSRALEGEGIVEQPCPDVYWFPLLSEQMCDELVAEMEHYGQWSGGRHEARAVMNFVVRYRPDEQPSLRPHHDSSTFTLNVALNHKGLDYEGGGCRFLRYDCVISSPRKGWALLHPGRLTHYHEGLPTTRGTRYIMVSFVDP; encoded by the exons ATGACCTCCTCGGGGCCAGGACTCcggctcctgctgctgctgctgctgctgccccctGCGGCCTCAGCCTCCGACCGGCCCCGGGGCCGAGACCCGGTAAACCCAG AGAAGCTGCTGGTGATGACTGTGGCCACAGCTGAAACCGAGGGGTACCTGCGTTTCCTGCGCTCTGCGGAGTTCTTCAACTACACCGTGCGG ACCCTGGGCCTGGGAGAGGAGTGGCGAGGGGGTGATGTGGCCCGAACAGTCGGTGGAGGACAGAAGGTCCGGTGGCTCaagaaggaaatggagaaatACGCTGACAGGGAGGATACGATCATCATGTTTGTGGACAG CTACGATGTGGTTCTGGCCGGCAGCCCCTCAGAGCTGCTGAAGAAGTTCGTCCAGAGTGGCAGCCGCCTGCTCTTCTCTGCGGAGAGCTTCTGCTGGCCCGAGTGGGGGCTGGCGGAGCAGTACCCTGAGGTGGGCACGGGGAAGCGCTTCCTCAACTCTGGTG GATTCATCGGCTTTGCCACCACCATCCACCAGATCGTGCGCCAGTGGAAGTACAAGGATGATGACGATGACCAGCTGTTCTACACACGGCTCTACCTGGACCCAGGACTGAGG GAGAAACTCAGCCTTAATCTGGATCATAAGTCTCGGATCTTTCAGAACCTCAACGGGGCTTTAG ATGAAGTGGTTTTAAAGTTTGATCGGAACCGTGTGCGTATCCGGAATGTGGCCTATGACACGCTCCCCGTTGTGGTCCATGGAAACGGTCCCACTAAG CTGCAGCTCAACTACCTGGGAAACTACGTCCCCAATGGCTGGACTCCCGAGGGAGGCTGTGGCTTCTGCAACCGGGACCGGAGGACACTCCCGGGGGGGCAG CCTCCCCCCCGGGTGTTTCTGGCCGTGTTTGTGGAACAGCCTACTCCGTTTCTGCCCCGCTTCCTGCAGCGGCTGCTGCTCCTGGACTATCCCCCTGACAGGGTCACCCTTTTTCTGCACAACAAC GAGGTCTTCCATGAGCCCCACATCGCTGACTCCTGGCCACAGCTCCAGGACCACTTCGCAGTCGTGAAGCTGGTAGGGCCGGAGGAGGCTCTGAGCCCAGGAGAGGCCAGGGACATGGCCAT GGACATGTGTCGGCAGGACCCCGAGTGTGAGTTCTACTTCAGCCTGGACGCTGACGCCGTCCTCACCAACCTACAGACCCTGCGCATCCTCATTGAGGAGAACAG GAAGGTGATCGCCCCCATGCTGTCCCGCCACGGTAAGCTGTGGTCCAACTTCTGGGGCGCCCTGAGCCCCGATGAGTACTACGCCCGCTCCGAGGACTACGTGGAGCTGGTGCAGCGAAAGCGAGT GGGCGTGTGGAACGTGCCATACATCTCGCAGGCCTATGTGATCCGGGGGGATACGCTGCGGACGGAGCTGCCCCAGAGGGACGTGTTCTCAGGCAGTGACACGGACCCGGACATGGCCTTCTGTAAGAGCTTTCGAGACAAG ggcatcttcctccatctgAGCAATCAGCATGAATTTGGCCGGCTCCTGGCCACTTCCCGATACGACACGGAGCACCTGCACCCCGACCTCTGGCAGATCTTCGACAACCCCGTC GACTGGAAGGAGCAGTACATCCACGAGAACTACAGCCGGGCCCTCGAAGGGGAGGGAATCGTGGAGCAG CCATGCCCGGACGTGTACTGGTTCCCACTGCTGTCAGAACAAATGTGTGATGAGCTGGTGGCGGAGATGGAGCACTACGGCCAGTGGTCAGGCGGCCGGCATGAG gcGCGGGCGGTGATGAACTTTGTGGTTCGCTACCGACCAGATGAGCAGCCATCTCTGCGGCCACACCATGACTCATCCACCTTCACCCTCAACGTCGCCCTCAACCACAAGGGCCTGGACTATGAG GGAGGCGGCTGCCGCTTCCTGCGCTACGACTGCGTGATCTCGTCCCCGAGGAAGGGCTGGGCGCTCCTGCACCCCGGCCGCCTCACCCACTACCACGAGGGGCTGCCCACGACCCGGGGCACACGCTACATCATGGTGTCCTTTGTCGACCCCTGA
- the PLOD3 gene encoding multifunctional procollagen lysine hydroxylase and glycosyltransferase LH3 isoform X3 produces MTSSGPGLRLLLLLLLLPPAASASDRPRGRDPVNPEKLLVMTVATAETEGYLRFLRSAEFFNYTVRTLGLGEEWRGGDVARTVGGGQKVRWLKKEMEKYADREDTIIMFVDSYDVVLAGSPSELLKKFVQSGSRLLFSAESFCWPEWGLAEQYPEVGTGKRFLNSGGFIGFATTIHQIVRQWKYKDDDDDQLFYTRLYLDPGLREKLSLNLDHKSRIFQNLNGALDEVVLKFDRNRVRIRNVAYDTLPVVVHGNGPTKLQLNYLGNYVPNGWTPEGGCGFCNRDRRTLPGGQPPPRVFLAVFVEQPTPFLPRFLQRLLLLDYPPDRVTLFLHNNEVFHEPHIADSWPQLQDHFAVVKLVGPEEALSPGEARDMAMDMCRQDPECEFYFSLDADAVLTNLQTLRILIEENRKVIAPMLSRHGKLWSNFWGALSPDEYYARSEDYVELVQRKRVGVWNVPYISQAYVIRGDTLRTELPQRDVFSGSDTDPDMAFCKSFRDKGIFLHLSNQHEFGRLLATSRYDTEHLHPDLWQIFDNPVDWKEQYIHENYSRALEGEGIVEQPCPDVYWFPLLSEQMCDELVAEMEHYGQWSGGRHEQVGYEDQWLQLLRTYVGPMTESLFPGYHTKARAVMNFVVRYRPDEQPSLRPHHDSSTFTLNVALNHKGLDYEGGGCRFLRYDCVISSPRKGWALLHPGRLTHYHEGLPTTRGTRYIMVSFVDP; encoded by the exons ATGACCTCCTCGGGGCCAGGACTCcggctcctgctgctgctgctgctgctgccccctGCGGCCTCAGCCTCCGACCGGCCCCGGGGCCGAGACCCGGTAAACCCAG AGAAGCTGCTGGTGATGACTGTGGCCACAGCTGAAACCGAGGGGTACCTGCGTTTCCTGCGCTCTGCGGAGTTCTTCAACTACACCGTGCGG ACCCTGGGCCTGGGAGAGGAGTGGCGAGGGGGTGATGTGGCCCGAACAGTCGGTGGAGGACAGAAGGTCCGGTGGCTCaagaaggaaatggagaaatACGCTGACAGGGAGGATACGATCATCATGTTTGTGGACAG CTACGATGTGGTTCTGGCCGGCAGCCCCTCAGAGCTGCTGAAGAAGTTCGTCCAGAGTGGCAGCCGCCTGCTCTTCTCTGCGGAGAGCTTCTGCTGGCCCGAGTGGGGGCTGGCGGAGCAGTACCCTGAGGTGGGCACGGGGAAGCGCTTCCTCAACTCTGGTG GATTCATCGGCTTTGCCACCACCATCCACCAGATCGTGCGCCAGTGGAAGTACAAGGATGATGACGATGACCAGCTGTTCTACACACGGCTCTACCTGGACCCAGGACTGAGG GAGAAACTCAGCCTTAATCTGGATCATAAGTCTCGGATCTTTCAGAACCTCAACGGGGCTTTAG ATGAAGTGGTTTTAAAGTTTGATCGGAACCGTGTGCGTATCCGGAATGTGGCCTATGACACGCTCCCCGTTGTGGTCCATGGAAACGGTCCCACTAAG CTGCAGCTCAACTACCTGGGAAACTACGTCCCCAATGGCTGGACTCCCGAGGGAGGCTGTGGCTTCTGCAACCGGGACCGGAGGACACTCCCGGGGGGGCAG CCTCCCCCCCGGGTGTTTCTGGCCGTGTTTGTGGAACAGCCTACTCCGTTTCTGCCCCGCTTCCTGCAGCGGCTGCTGCTCCTGGACTATCCCCCTGACAGGGTCACCCTTTTTCTGCACAACAAC GAGGTCTTCCATGAGCCCCACATCGCTGACTCCTGGCCACAGCTCCAGGACCACTTCGCAGTCGTGAAGCTGGTAGGGCCGGAGGAGGCTCTGAGCCCAGGAGAGGCCAGGGACATGGCCAT GGACATGTGTCGGCAGGACCCCGAGTGTGAGTTCTACTTCAGCCTGGACGCTGACGCCGTCCTCACCAACCTACAGACCCTGCGCATCCTCATTGAGGAGAACAG GAAGGTGATCGCCCCCATGCTGTCCCGCCACGGTAAGCTGTGGTCCAACTTCTGGGGCGCCCTGAGCCCCGATGAGTACTACGCCCGCTCCGAGGACTACGTGGAGCTGGTGCAGCGAAAGCGAGT GGGCGTGTGGAACGTGCCATACATCTCGCAGGCCTATGTGATCCGGGGGGATACGCTGCGGACGGAGCTGCCCCAGAGGGACGTGTTCTCAGGCAGTGACACGGACCCGGACATGGCCTTCTGTAAGAGCTTTCGAGACAAG ggcatcttcctccatctgAGCAATCAGCATGAATTTGGCCGGCTCCTGGCCACTTCCCGATACGACACGGAGCACCTGCACCCCGACCTCTGGCAGATCTTCGACAACCCCGTC GACTGGAAGGAGCAGTACATCCACGAGAACTACAGCCGGGCCCTCGAAGGGGAGGGAATCGTGGAGCAG CCATGCCCGGACGTGTACTGGTTCCCACTGCTGTCAGAACAAATGTGTGATGAGCTGGTGGCGGAGATGGAGCACTACGGCCAGTGGTCAGGCGGCCGGCATGAG CAGGTGGGGTACGAGGACCAATGGCTGCAGCTGCTGCGGACGTATGTGGGCCCCATGACCGAGAGCCTGTTTCCCGGCTACCACACCAAG gcGCGGGCGGTGATGAACTTTGTGGTTCGCTACCGACCAGATGAGCAGCCATCTCTGCGGCCACACCATGACTCATCCACCTTCACCCTCAACGTCGCCCTCAACCACAAGGGCCTGGACTATGAG GGAGGCGGCTGCCGCTTCCTGCGCTACGACTGCGTGATCTCGTCCCCGAGGAAGGGCTGGGCGCTCCTGCACCCCGGCCGCCTCACCCACTACCACGAGGGGCTGCCCACGACCCGGGGCACACGCTACATCATGGTGTCCTTTGTCGACCCCTGA